Sequence from the Ziziphus jujuba cultivar Dongzao chromosome 9, ASM3175591v1 genome:
ATCAAATACATTAGGTATgtcaaaaatatccaaaatcaATCATATTCTATGTTATTTGAactaatattttcataaatataaataaaattgctCAACTATTAAAGCTATCCGGTTCGTCGATCACAAATATAATTAAGATGGCTAACTTCATCagttatcttattttattaggaaaaaaaaaattgttggtaAACGATagtatgaaaaaggaaaaatgaaaaaaataggaAGGGAAAGGTGGAGAGTAAAAGCAGTGGAGAAGGACAAATGGGAATGGTGACGCAAGGAGGAGGACTAGGAGGAGGGAAGGTAGGGACCATTATTATCAGAGATTAGTGGGGAGGAAGGATGTAAAAGACTCGCACAGATGTCAAACTGAAGAAAAACTCGCTCCCGCCATCACCGTGTTTCGTGTTTCAATTGTTGAAAAACCAACTACGCAcaatcacaaaaataataattataaaatagtacCAAACAGAAACTCTGTGTGAGTTTCAAAATAttcatacataaataaatagaatcGACGAAAACCCACATAACCCCACATGATAGTTATGCATATAGACCTCCATTGAAGGAtcataagaagaaagaaagaaagaaaagggtgGCGGTCATATTCAgataataaccataatagatGAAAGGCAGAGTTAAGAGCCCCAAGACCAAGTTTGGGAAACCAATTGTTTTCTTCCTTTGTTTGCTCTTCTTCTTGGCTGGTTTCTACATCTCCACCATTTTCTCTCAggtctctctttcttttctctctaattatattaatatatacaatatgTTATTTTAGAATGCATGTTCTATTTGGAGATTTGGGTTGAGCTTGGATTTGATTACAGTCGCAGGATGCGCCAAGTTTGCCACACGGTTCGAGAATTCTGGAATCGGTCGAAGTAGACAGCCAAGCCATGCCGCACGGAGAGACTGGAGATAGTTATATCCAATCGATTCCATTTCAGGTGCTTTAtttgctgctttttttttttttttttttttgggggtggtgGGGGGAAGTCCCCAAGTTTTTCAATCACTTCGTGTAGCACTATAATCAGCTTGTTGGGATTATGCTAGTGTTTCAATTGATGCTGAATTGATACGTTCTGATGGAGTCAACTAGATGAAAAAAAGTTGAATTCGGGGTTAGAAATTTTCTGGGTCTGATTCTATGTAGTTTTAGATTTTGGTGTTGCTGGATTCCAACGCAATTCCTAGTTTTAGACACCCGTTTTGCTTGAATCCACAAATCTACTTCCCCATCAAAGTTCAAAACTTGGCTCAGTGATTATTAAGTAGTTTCTATGTTATTTTTGTCGATTGATTTTGAGGAAGGATTTTATACAACCATTATATGCTGCTATTGTGGTACAGATTAAGCTGTAATTAAAAAGACTGTAAAAGAAACATGTCCACAGTAAGTGTTAATAAAGTTGTGGAAGTAAGTCAGTGTAAACATAAGAAAGGATTTCAAATGAGAATGTTTCTTCTAATAAAAGACCGTAACATCGATTTGGGGTTAAGAATATAGGTCCTTTGGATAGTTTGGTTGCTTACAATGTAAGGATGCAAGAGATGCAATTGTTCATAGGAGATGTTACTCTTTGTTCATTTTCCTAATCTTGTTGTTtgcttgtttttttcattttttgcttctttttgttttttgttttttgtttttttggctaaattaaTCTCTTTGTTTGTTGATTATACTTGAACACAGGTTCGTTGATTATGCTTTTATTGTTTTGGGAAGTCCCAAAATTTTCAATCACTTTGCGTAGCATATAATTAGCTTGTCGGAATTATGCTAATATATTGATTGATGCTGAATTGATAGATTCTGATCGAGTCAATTAGGTGAAAAAGTTGAATTCAGAGTTAGAAATTTTCTGCGTCTGATTTCGATGTAATCTTGGATTTTGGTGTTGTTGGATTCCAATGCAATCCCTAGTTTTAGACACCCTTTTTGCATGAATCCACAATCTACTTCCCCATCAAAGTTCAAACCTTGGTTCAATTTCTAATTGCTTATTTTGCATTTCTTAAAGCTATTGAGCTGCTCAACAATTAGTTTCAATGCTATTTTAGTTGATTAATTTTTAGGGCAGATTTTTTACAACCATTATGCTGCTATTGTGGTATTGGTATATATGAAACTGTAAAAGACTGTAAGAGAAACATGTCCGCAGATAAGTGTCAATAAAGTTATTGAAGTAAATTAGTAGTAACACAAGGAATGTTAGGATTTCAAATGAGAATGTTGCTTCTGAGAAAGTGTAACATCGACTGGGGATAAGAGTATGGGTCCTTTGAATAGTTTGGTTACTTACAATGAAAAGATGCAAATGTTTGTAGGAGATGTTAGTATTTGTTAATTTTCCTAATCTCATTTTGTTTGTTGATTACACTTGAATGCAGGTTTTAAGCTGGAAACCACGAGCTCTTTACTTCCCCCGATTTGCAACACCAGCACAATGCGAAGGCATAATTGAGATGGCTAAGTCTAATCTTAAGCCATCTACCTTGGCTTTGCGGAAGGGAGAAACTGATGAGAGCACAAAGGGGACCCGAACAAGGTATCTTTATAAAGAACCTTCCTTACGTTCGCTTTGTAGAATAGAGTCACTACACTGTATTGCttttacatataaataattagagaataaatatgaaatcggcattcttatattatttttatgaattattttctTAGATAAGAAAAGTGGCTATTGAAACAAGTATTACAAATTCTTTCTTACCCACCCTATATATTTGTGATAATCTAGGAAACAGAAAAGCCATTCTCATTCCTGCTGCCAGATAATTGCGTAGTTTTTCATTAAAACACATGCTTTGATTCTACACGAAGCATCACAAATTCTTTACCGACGTTGTATGTTGCAACTATTAAAAGAATGGAAAAGCAATTCTCATATATGCTGTCAAAGTAATTCCATTTTTTTCTGTAAAATAAGTTTATTTGGTTCTACCTTTATATTTTGCATTAACAATTAGTTGGAACGTATTCATGTCGtatatgctttttcttttttgctagtAGGAGTTAACATATTATTAGTACTTGATAACAGTTCAGGCACATTTATTAGTGCATCAGAAGACGATGCAGGAATTTTGGACGCTATTGAGCAAAAGATTTCTAAAGTTACAATGATACCAAGAACCCATGGAGAGGTA
This genomic interval carries:
- the LOC107427141 gene encoding probable prolyl 4-hydroxylase 9 isoform X2, which gives rise to MKGRVKSPKTKFGKPIVFFLCLLFFLAGFYISTIFSQSQDAPSLPHGSRILESVEVDSQAMPHGETGDSYIQSIPFQVLSWKPRALYFPRFATPAQCEGIIEMAKSNLKPSTLALRKGETDESTKGTRTSSGTFISASEDDAGILDAIEQKISKVTMIPRTHGEAFNVLRYEIGQKYDSHYDAFNPAEYGPQKSQRVASFLLYLSDVEEGGETMFPFENGAKLGMGFDYRKCTGLKVKPRQGDGLLFYSVFPNGTIDQVYHLIEGVICQVCKNILSKANNLFQC
- the LOC107427141 gene encoding probable prolyl 4-hydroxylase 9 isoform X1, which translates into the protein MKGRVKSPKTKFGKPIVFFLCLLFFLAGFYISTIFSQSQDAPSLPHGSRILESVEVDSQAMPHGETGDSYIQSIPFQVLSWKPRALYFPRFATPAQCEGIIEMAKSNLKPSTLALRKGETDESTKGTRTSSGTFISASEDDAGILDAIEQKISKVTMIPRTHGEAFNVLRYEIGQKYDSHYDAFNPAEYGPQKSQRVASFLLYLSDVEEGGETMFPFENGAKLGMGFDYRKCTGLKVKPRQGDGLLFYSVFPNGTIDQLSLHGSCPVVKGEKWVATKWIRDQEEEDD